DNA from Mustela erminea isolate mMusErm1 chromosome 18, mMusErm1.Pri, whole genome shotgun sequence:
ATACACGCTGGCGTAGTAAGGAGCGGTGGAGCTCCCCAGACCAAAGCAACACCTCAGCAAAGTAGAGACATCCCGGCCCGCTCATGACAGGTATCTAAAGGAAGATCGTCTGTACCGGCGTTCTGGTATCCATGTTCGCCAAGTCTGCGGACACCGCCTCCTCTCCTGCGGACTGCACGCCTTCTTTCCCGGGCTCTCCTTTGCCGCTGCCTCTCCAGAACACTGAAGCCCTCTCCCACGGGGATCCTCGTCCTCCTCGCATCCTGTCAGTTCAGCCACTGCTGCCTCCAGCGCCTCCAGCAGCAGGAACCTAGCCTCCACGGACTTGTACACATTGGTGAAGGCGCCTCGGCCCACGCGCCCATGCAGCGGTGCGGGGAAGCTCCGAGCTGCCatctttcttccctctgtcccacGCGCAGGCGCCAAAATTCCACGCGCGCAGGTCCAGCAGTGGAGGGCGGGGCAAGGGGGCGGAGCCGTGGGGGCGGGGCGCCAGAGGCGGAGAGATGAATCCAGGCttgttatttttaagtctgtCGGTAAATGTTCTTGGAAATTCTAAGGGTTATG
Protein-coding regions in this window:
- the LOC116577726 gene encoding methyltransferase N6AMT1-like, with product MAARSFPAPLHGRVGRGAFTNVYKSVEARFLLLEALEAAVAELTGCEEDEDPRGRGLQCSGEAAAKESPGKKACSPQERRRCPQTWRTWIPERRVEICLEVGSGSGVVSAFLASMTGPQALYMCSDINPEASACTLETAHCNKVHIQPVITDLLTGLLK